From Myxococcota bacterium, one genomic window encodes:
- the nusA gene encoding transcription termination factor NusA produces MESRTNLDLKSVIEQVGKEKNIEKEIIISALESAMLSAARKNLGPSADLEARYNPDAGEVEVYEFKKIVKEVLNPSVEIAFEAAKKLDAGLTEDALGEDLGIKLDSNEFGRIAAQNAKQIIVQKVREAERSLVYEEYKDRKDELVTGIIRRFEKGSVVVDLGRAEAIIPTREQVMKENIRVGDRIVAYVLDVLEEARGSQIILSRTHPNVVVKLFEQEVPEIAEGIVSIEAAAREPGFRSKIAVRSKDSDVDPVGACVGMKGARVQAVVQELKGEKIDIVPYDQDDARFVCNALAPAEITRVLVNEAEHTMQIIVPDDQLSLAIGRRGQNVRLAAELTGWKIDIHSESKAAKEREDAQYSLSQVEGLTELQIQTLYNHGFRKAEDIAGADPELLKGLPGMQENLIEMIQKSAGSIMAEEKLPVSRQKAKLLFALEAKPSSDINLPELSAEDLEVLNNAFYADLTDIALDTPDHLAQVTGFSIEKSIDLLNQAKEQLGI; encoded by the coding sequence ATGGAAAGTAGAACAAACTTAGATTTGAAGTCAGTTATTGAGCAAGTTGGTAAAGAAAAGAATATTGAGAAAGAAATTATCATCAGTGCGCTTGAATCCGCGATGCTCTCTGCTGCCCGAAAAAATCTCGGTCCCTCTGCCGATTTGGAAGCTAGATACAACCCAGACGCAGGTGAAGTCGAAGTTTACGAATTCAAAAAGATCGTTAAAGAAGTTTTAAACCCAAGCGTCGAAATCGCTTTCGAAGCTGCTAAAAAATTAGACGCAGGCCTCACCGAAGACGCCCTGGGCGAAGATTTGGGCATCAAGTTGGACTCTAACGAGTTTGGCCGTATCGCTGCGCAAAACGCCAAACAAATTATCGTTCAAAAAGTTCGCGAAGCGGAACGTTCTTTGGTCTACGAAGAATACAAAGATCGCAAAGACGAACTGGTCACCGGCATTATCAGACGCTTTGAAAAAGGCAGCGTGGTAGTAGATCTCGGTCGCGCCGAAGCCATTATCCCAACCCGCGAACAAGTGATGAAAGAAAACATCCGCGTGGGCGATCGCATTGTCGCTTATGTGCTGGATGTTCTCGAAGAAGCACGCGGCTCACAAATCATTCTTTCCAGAACGCACCCGAATGTGGTGGTGAAGTTGTTTGAACAAGAAGTGCCCGAAATCGCAGAAGGCATTGTCAGCATCGAAGCTGCAGCCAGAGAGCCAGGCTTTAGAAGTAAGATCGCGGTTCGCTCAAAGGACTCCGATGTTGATCCAGTAGGCGCCTGCGTGGGTATGAAAGGCGCTCGCGTTCAAGCTGTGGTGCAAGAGCTCAAAGGTGAGAAGATCGATATCGTTCCCTACGATCAAGATGATGCTCGCTTTGTGTGTAACGCTCTTGCTCCAGCGGAAATTACCCGCGTGCTCGTCAACGAAGCCGAACACACCATGCAAATTATCGTCCCCGATGATCAGCTTTCGCTAGCGATCGGACGAAGAGGCCAAAACGTTCGTTTGGCTGCGGAGCTTACCGGTTGGAAGATTGATATCCATTCCGAATCCAAAGCTGCCAAGGAAAGAGAAGACGCACAGTATTCGCTGTCTCAAGTCGAAGGCTTGACCGAGCTACAAATTCAAACTTTGTACAACCACGGTTTTAGAAAAGCTGAAGATATTGCTGGCGCTGATCCTGAACTGCTCAAAGGCTTGCCTGGCATGCAAGAAAACTTGATTGAAATGATTCAAAAAAGTGCTGGTTCTATTATGGCCGAAGAAAAGCTGCCTGTTTCTAGACAGAAAGCAAAATTACTTTTTGCTTTGGAAGCAAAGCCAAGTAGCGATATTAATTTACCCGAACTTAGCGCAGAAGATTTAGAAGTTCTAAACAATGCTTTTTATGCCGATTTAACGGATATCGCTTTAGATACGCCTGACCATCTGGCACAAGTGACGGGCTTTTCGATCGAAAAATCGATCGACTTGTTGAATCAAGCCAAAGAGCAGCTCGGAATTTGA
- the rbfA gene encoding 30S ribosome-binding factor RbfA, protein MSIRPKRVGSEIQKVLSAKLLKTPAFLTILDVEVTPDLSAAKVFFSLFGSDEKCQQTLVYLEQEKKALRQEIGRQVKLRLTPELIWIRDDTPERADRIHQLLK, encoded by the coding sequence ATGTCCATCCGTCCTAAACGCGTCGGGTCTGAGATCCAAAAGGTGCTCTCAGCAAAGCTTTTAAAAACCCCAGCGTTTTTGACGATCCTGGATGTAGAAGTAACGCCTGATTTAAGTGCCGCCAAAGTATTCTTTTCGCTTTTTGGCTCTGACGAAAAATGCCAGCAAACGCTGGTTTATTTGGAACAAGAGAAAAAAGCCTTAAGGCAAGAAATCGGTCGTCAGGTAAAACTACGCCTGACACCTGAGTTAATCTGGATCAGGGACGATACGCCAGAACGTGCTGACCGCATTCATCAACTGCTGAAATAA
- the ligA gene encoding NAD-dependent DNA ligase LigA, which yields MQDEIQQLEDQIRQHNHAYFVLNAPTISDTEFDRLVERLRSLHPNSPALTDVGSDLTGNQKRIVHSRPMLSLDKCYDLDAFTKWFDKIQGDVLAMPKIDGIACAIHYDDAGRLKLAATRGDGDQGEDITANVRRIAGIPQQITLKKIEVRGEVYMTLSRFRKFYEDEFSNPRNLAGGALKQKEPDKSAAYGLSFFAYDVDGSGLATEVEKFACLKALGFDAMPVAALHSPDECEQAYLDYKEKRAELDYEIDGVVFRANNVSEHARLGITAHHPKWSIAYKFQGESAHTQLTDVEWSVARTGVITPVAIFEPVWVSGAMVSRASLHNLTLFSALGLSRSAVIEVVRRGGVIPHVDQVIESVGEPLPYPLTCPSCGKMTVIEGEFLHCPEPGVCPDIIASRLLHFCSVLELEGFGDKIVRKLIEADLLKEPVDLFKLTLEQLLSLERMGETLAKKLLAQIEQKRTISLPNFLTALGFDDLGPTIAETIANHFGSLERLRQASFEEFTSIYGIGESIARSIPAGFKAFDKEIDALLGHITIAKPVQATFDNTHPLFGKSVVFTGTLTLLDRKEAQKKVRAAGGQTPASVSTNTDYLVVGDGPVSTKQKAAQKLGVPVVTETDFVKMMQ from the coding sequence ATGCAAGACGAAATCCAACAACTCGAAGACCAGATTCGCCAGCATAATCATGCTTATTTCGTTCTCAACGCACCGACTATTTCTGACACTGAGTTTGACAGACTGGTTGAGCGTTTGCGCTCCTTGCATCCCAACTCCCCGGCATTGACCGATGTTGGCTCCGATTTAACCGGCAACCAAAAACGTATCGTCCACAGCAGGCCCATGCTTTCGCTGGATAAATGTTACGATTTAGACGCTTTCACTAAATGGTTTGACAAGATTCAGGGCGATGTCCTTGCCATGCCTAAAATCGATGGCATTGCTTGCGCCATACATTATGATGACGCAGGCCGGTTAAAACTGGCGGCCACGCGGGGAGACGGAGATCAGGGTGAAGATATCACGGCGAATGTCCGCAGGATTGCAGGTATCCCGCAGCAAATCACTTTAAAAAAAATCGAAGTTCGGGGAGAGGTTTATATGACCCTTTCCCGTTTTAGAAAGTTTTATGAAGACGAATTTTCTAACCCTCGCAACTTAGCTGGCGGCGCTCTTAAACAAAAAGAGCCAGACAAATCCGCAGCTTACGGCTTATCATTTTTTGCCTATGATGTTGATGGAAGTGGCCTTGCCACTGAAGTCGAAAAGTTTGCCTGCTTAAAAGCGCTGGGCTTTGACGCGATGCCAGTCGCCGCGCTTCATTCGCCTGATGAATGCGAGCAGGCTTATCTCGATTACAAGGAAAAACGGGCCGAGTTAGATTACGAAATCGATGGTGTGGTGTTCAGAGCCAACAACGTCAGCGAGCACGCCAGGTTAGGCATCACCGCCCATCACCCCAAATGGAGCATCGCTTATAAATTTCAAGGCGAAAGCGCCCATACCCAGCTAACAGATGTCGAATGGTCTGTGGCACGTACGGGCGTCATCACGCCGGTGGCGATTTTTGAACCCGTATGGGTCTCTGGCGCGATGGTGTCTAGAGCTTCTTTGCACAACCTGACTTTATTTAGCGCTTTAGGTTTAAGTCGCAGCGCGGTGATTGAAGTGGTCAGACGCGGGGGCGTTATCCCGCATGTGGACCAAGTCATTGAATCGGTCGGTGAGCCGCTACCCTACCCGCTGACCTGCCCCTCTTGCGGCAAAATGACAGTGATTGAGGGTGAGTTTTTACATTGCCCGGAGCCTGGAGTCTGCCCGGACATCATTGCATCTAGACTGCTACACTTTTGCTCGGTACTGGAGCTTGAAGGCTTTGGCGATAAAATCGTGCGTAAATTAATCGAAGCAGATTTACTCAAAGAACCAGTGGATTTATTCAAACTTACCCTTGAGCAACTGCTTTCTCTGGAGCGCATGGGCGAAACCCTAGCTAAGAAGCTGCTTGCTCAAATCGAGCAAAAGCGCACCATCTCATTGCCTAATTTCCTGACTGCGCTGGGTTTCGACGATTTAGGCCCCACCATTGCAGAGACCATTGCCAATCATTTTGGTTCGCTAGAGCGCTTGCGCCAAGCCAGTTTCGAAGAATTTACGAGCATCTATGGCATAGGTGAGTCTATCGCTCGCTCCATCCCCGCGGGATTTAAGGCCTTTGACAAAGAAATCGACGCGTTGCTTGGGCACATAACCATCGCTAAACCCGTTCAAGCAACGTTTGATAATACGCATCCGTTATTTGGCAAAAGTGTTGTCTTTACAGGCACACTCACGCTGTTGGATCGGAAAGAGGCTCAGAAAAAAGTGCGAGCCGCCGGCGGTCAAACCCCTGCTAGTGTCTCCACAAACACAGACTATTTGGTCGTTGGGGATGGTCCGGTCAGTACCAAGCAGAAGGCAGCTCAAAAATTGGGGGTTCCCGTGGTGACGGAAACCGATTTTGTCAAGATGATGCAATAA
- the infB gene encoding translation initiation factor IF-2, translated as MAKVRVHELAKRFGLSNQELLNKLAVKGIVVKSHSSNIDEDQVANALQGGVDTSAKPRTLLRRRKDEPEEVVPAAVEPVREPVQEVSAQPQFQTPTAQAPSESAPAVRAPVTQVATNAPAAPATAAVNAPAAPAGTAAAPLKPPLSAQNVVRVIDPNAIRARLAGENRSFRPRPPMGGPRPGPFTQVREIRIGAQPPSGGPSGPGGPPRPGMRPAKKKGGTSFGGGHNKDQRSEMGSGGYELWSNSGKKRRGVRKPGKATVLTQAAAHKRVVELSGPITVNDLAHQMSVKAGQLVTKLMSMGMMVTVNQPIDPDTVSIIASEFDYEVKNVGFEETTLLKGVEDTSENLTSRPPVVTVMGHVDHGKTSVLDAIRQAKVAAGEAGGITQHIGAYTVQTARGLVTFLDTPGHEAFTEMRARGAQVTDIVILVVAADDGVMPQTIEAINHAKDAKVPLIVAINKMDSGNAKPERVLQQLSEHGVVVEEWGGDTQAFKVSALKKTGLDELLDGILTQSEVMELKANYDKPAIGAVIEAKLDKGRGPVATVLSEGGTLKQGDCIVAGEHFGRVRAMYDSTGNRVEFATPSMAVQVLGLSGVPMAGDKFNVVADDKAAKTIADHRAIKIREQELLKFSRVTLENFLQSSPKDKGQSLRLIVKADAYGSVEALVSSLRGLSTRLVTVDIVHSGVGTITENDVNLALASKAIIIGFNTKPDSKAHTLAMQEKVDIRSYSIIYTMLDEVKLAMAGMLAPVFEENYLGKAEVRAVFPVDKLGKIAGSYVLDGKIIRSGKIRVKRGPKTMHEGTIASLKRFKDDAKEVTNGYECGIGLDHFDDVQIGDILECYELKQVAAKLDRAIKDEPKVKAPAPEQGAQA; from the coding sequence ATGGCGAAAGTACGGGTACATGAACTAGCTAAACGGTTTGGCCTCTCAAATCAGGAGTTACTGAACAAGTTGGCGGTTAAGGGCATCGTCGTGAAATCGCATTCGAGTAATATCGACGAAGATCAAGTCGCAAACGCCTTGCAAGGTGGCGTCGACACTTCTGCCAAGCCCCGAACGCTTCTCAGACGTCGTAAAGACGAGCCCGAAGAAGTTGTTCCTGCTGCGGTTGAGCCTGTTCGCGAGCCCGTGCAAGAAGTATCCGCACAGCCTCAGTTTCAAACACCTACTGCACAGGCGCCATCTGAATCTGCTCCAGCTGTCAGAGCGCCCGTGACACAGGTTGCCACAAACGCTCCTGCCGCTCCAGCGACAGCGGCTGTTAACGCTCCTGCTGCGCCAGCAGGCACCGCTGCAGCGCCCCTAAAACCCCCTTTATCAGCACAAAACGTTGTGCGCGTGATTGATCCAAACGCCATCAGGGCACGACTCGCTGGCGAGAATCGTTCATTCAGACCAAGACCGCCTATGGGTGGCCCGCGTCCGGGACCATTTACTCAAGTTCGCGAAATTCGCATTGGCGCCCAGCCACCCTCCGGTGGCCCATCTGGCCCCGGCGGCCCTCCACGTCCAGGCATGCGCCCAGCCAAGAAAAAAGGCGGCACATCTTTCGGCGGAGGCCATAACAAAGATCAGCGCTCTGAAATGGGTTCTGGTGGTTATGAACTCTGGTCGAACTCTGGCAAAAAACGCCGTGGCGTTCGAAAACCTGGCAAAGCGACTGTCTTAACGCAAGCCGCTGCTCATAAACGTGTGGTCGAGCTTTCAGGGCCGATTACTGTTAATGATCTAGCGCATCAAATGTCTGTAAAAGCAGGCCAATTGGTCACCAAGCTGATGAGTATGGGCATGATGGTTACGGTCAATCAGCCGATTGATCCAGATACCGTCTCTATTATTGCCAGCGAGTTCGACTACGAAGTTAAAAATGTGGGCTTTGAAGAAACCACGTTGCTCAAAGGCGTGGAAGATACTTCTGAAAATCTCACCTCCAGGCCCCCTGTGGTTACTGTCATGGGTCACGTCGATCACGGTAAAACCAGCGTGCTGGACGCTATCCGTCAAGCCAAAGTGGCAGCAGGCGAAGCTGGTGGTATCACGCAGCATATTGGTGCTTATACCGTTCAAACCGCGCGCGGCCTGGTCACTTTCCTCGATACACCTGGCCACGAAGCATTCACCGAAATGCGTGCTCGCGGTGCTCAAGTCACCGATATCGTTATTTTGGTTGTGGCCGCTGATGATGGGGTGATGCCTCAGACCATCGAAGCCATTAATCATGCTAAAGATGCGAAGGTTCCGTTAATCGTTGCCATTAATAAAATGGACTCCGGCAATGCGAAACCAGAACGCGTCTTGCAGCAGCTTTCTGAACACGGCGTTGTCGTAGAAGAATGGGGCGGCGATACCCAAGCATTTAAAGTATCGGCTTTGAAAAAGACCGGTCTAGACGAGTTGTTGGATGGTATTTTGACTCAGTCCGAAGTGATGGAACTCAAAGCCAACTACGACAAGCCAGCCATCGGTGCTGTTATCGAAGCGAAGCTCGATAAAGGCCGTGGTCCTGTCGCAACCGTATTGTCCGAAGGTGGCACTCTGAAACAAGGCGATTGCATTGTTGCAGGCGAGCATTTCGGTCGTGTCCGCGCCATGTACGACTCCACAGGTAACCGCGTGGAATTTGCAACACCTTCAATGGCTGTGCAAGTCTTGGGTCTCTCCGGTGTTCCAATGGCCGGTGATAAGTTCAACGTGGTCGCTGACGATAAAGCGGCGAAAACCATTGCTGACCATCGCGCCATTAAGATTCGTGAACAAGAACTGCTCAAGTTCTCCCGCGTTACGCTGGAAAACTTCTTGCAAAGCTCGCCAAAAGACAAAGGCCAGTCATTGCGCTTGATCGTCAAAGCTGATGCTTACGGTTCTGTTGAAGCTTTGGTATCCTCCTTGAGAGGTCTGTCCACCAGACTGGTGACGGTCGACATCGTCCATTCGGGCGTGGGTACCATCACCGAAAACGACGTCAACTTGGCGCTTGCTTCGAAGGCGATTATCATTGGTTTTAACACCAAGCCAGACAGCAAAGCACACACGCTGGCAATGCAAGAAAAAGTGGACATTCGATCCTACAGCATTATTTACACCATGCTAGACGAAGTAAAACTCGCCATGGCAGGTATGCTCGCTCCGGTATTCGAAGAAAACTATCTCGGTAAAGCCGAAGTACGTGCGGTGTTCCCAGTGGATAAACTTGGCAAAATCGCGGGCTCTTATGTCCTCGATGGTAAGATTATCCGTTCAGGTAAGATCAGAGTCAAGCGTGGTCCTAAGACCATGCACGAAGGCACCATTGCAAGTCTTAAGCGCTTCAAAGATGACGCGAAAGAAGTCACCAATGGTTACGAGTGCGGTATTGGTCTTGATCACTTCGATGACGTGCAAATCGGCGACATTTTGGAATGCTACGAACTCAAACAAGTGGCTGCTAAACTGGACCGTGCGATTAAAGACGAGCCCAAAGTTAAAGCCCCAGCACCTGAGCAAGGAGCACAGGCTTAA
- a CDS encoding PLP-dependent aspartate aminotransferase family protein gives MTHSENAFATRCIHAGQHPDLETGAIMTPIYLSSTYVQESPGKHKGYEYTRSHNPTRTALQDNLAALEGGDHGFAFSSGCAAMTTLFMCLSAGDHIVAVDDLYGGTRRLLTQVFGRLGIESTFVDLSDVNKLGPALRKNTKLIWLETPTNPMLKLVDIAAVCQIAHAQKIPVAVDNTFASPYLQQPLALGADLVVHSTTKYLGGHSDVLGGAIVTSDAGWAERIAFVSNSTGGVAAPFDCFLTLRGTKTLAVRMKAHCENTQKIVSFLENHSQVEKLIYPGLKNHPQYDLCLKQMKLPGAMISFVIKGGLSKAKQFTESTRLFQCAESLGGVESLIGLPVMMTHASVPLEVRKELGIVDGLIRLSVGIEDPVDLLKDLDNSFLGL, from the coding sequence ATGACGCATTCAGAGAACGCTTTCGCGACCCGATGTATTCACGCCGGCCAACATCCTGACCTTGAGACCGGGGCCATCATGACTCCGATCTATCTGTCCTCCACCTATGTCCAAGAATCTCCCGGGAAACACAAGGGCTATGAGTACACCAGGTCGCATAATCCAACTCGAACGGCGCTGCAGGATAATTTAGCTGCGCTCGAAGGCGGCGATCACGGCTTTGCCTTCTCTTCTGGCTGCGCTGCCATGACCACTTTGTTCATGTGTCTGTCGGCAGGTGATCACATTGTGGCAGTCGATGACTTATACGGCGGAACCCGCCGGCTATTAACACAGGTATTTGGCCGCTTAGGCATTGAAAGCACTTTCGTGGATTTGAGTGATGTGAACAAGCTGGGACCTGCCCTGCGAAAAAACACCAAGCTAATTTGGCTTGAAACGCCCACCAATCCGATGCTGAAGTTAGTAGATATCGCAGCCGTATGCCAAATCGCCCATGCTCAAAAAATCCCCGTGGCAGTGGATAATACTTTTGCTAGCCCGTATTTGCAGCAACCTCTAGCGCTTGGGGCAGATTTGGTCGTGCATTCGACCACTAAATATTTGGGCGGTCATAGCGATGTGCTCGGCGGCGCCATCGTGACCAGCGATGCGGGCTGGGCTGAGCGAATCGCATTTGTTTCCAACTCAACCGGAGGCGTAGCAGCACCATTTGATTGTTTTTTAACGCTCAGAGGAACCAAAACGCTGGCCGTTCGCATGAAAGCACACTGTGAGAACACTCAAAAGATCGTCTCATTTTTAGAGAATCATTCTCAGGTCGAAAAGCTAATTTATCCAGGCCTAAAAAATCATCCGCAATACGACCTTTGCCTGAAACAAATGAAGCTACCAGGTGCTATGATCTCCTTTGTAATAAAAGGAGGCTTAAGTAAGGCTAAACAGTTTACTGAATCAACTCGATTATTTCAGTGCGCGGAAAGTTTAGGAGGCGTAGAAAGCCTAATTGGGCTGCCTGTTATGATGACCCATGCATCAGTGCCTTTGGAAGTAAGAAAAGAGCTCGGAATAGTAGATGGATTAATTCGTCTTTCAGTTGGAATAGAAGACCCAGTTGACTTATTAAAAGATTTAGACAACTCTTTTCTCGGTTTATAA